gttttaataatttaaccattattctaacaagATGAGGATAACATTTAAGTGGTTGTTATTAACGCATATGCATAATGTGAAGGATTTAGGCCTATATTGGATgttattttgtttctcttttgcaATGCTTAGGGACAAATCTTCGATGTGGGTGGGAGCATTCAAGAGGACTGCGACCATATATTATTTCTACATCACATTTTTATGTTAATGTCTCCAAATTTTTGAAGGGTCAGGGGTTTATTCAAGATGATGGATTTGTACCTTTAGCAcatgtaaaatgaaaatgggTCCTTTATTATTCATGGTACAATCAAAAATGTCCTGAATAACTTTAGACCAAAAGTTTTGATTAATATCCCTTTCTTTGAGCATTAAATTTTGGTGATAATGCACTTTACAGTTTACACTCTCCAAGCTTGAGGTTGTTTTTAAATCAGTCCCTGAACTTTCAGAACTTGCAATTCCTTGACTATTACAACTGTGTCAATGTGCCTCTTCTGTTCTGGTCTGTCAAAATTTTACCATTAACCTGCCTAAATTTCCTATTTTCTGTTTAAAGCAACGTTATTTTTCTATGAGTTAATGGCAAGATTCTAACGGATGTTATGACAGAAGGGACACATTGAAATTGTTGTAATACTCAAGGGTGTAAATTGCAATTCATAGTTATGAGACCGACTAGAAGCAACCTCAAACTTAGAGAATAAAACTGTTAACTTAGAGGGTATAAATCAATGAGAATGTCGTcaccaaaaaattaatatttatctAATTGAAGGTCGGTCTTACTATGATagtttttattacaaaaaaataataattgcgAAAAAGGATAAGTTTCAggccaaaattttgggattatgagaagaatttttttgttaagcatatattttaattttcgaaACATAGTTTTAGCAAAACCAACATTTTATGTTGAACAACTGAGAAGTCCCTGATTGATAATCAATAATTAAGTGTTACCACGAAGGGAAAAGGGGGGAAGAAAATTAATACAAATGATAAGAATAATTGTACAATTCAACTCTTCTTCTTGAAAGggaagatttttgttctttttatttttttgataagtaaaaaggGAAGAAAACTTAGGAATGATGGTTCTCATATCTTTGTTAGACTTCAATTTGGAGGATTTTTCAATCaggatgcttttttttttaacgactGAGCCCATCCCATGTGTTGCAGTTTGTTTAACCttaacaaaagaatattttGTAATCTAATAGTTTTTCTAGAAGCTGCTTCCCCACTTACAGCTAGGCATCATAATGTTACGCAGGAAGGAAGCATCTCAAAGTCAGGGAATAAGCAGTCCAAGGGCACTTTTATAGCATACAACAACCCAGTCCCAAAGGAGAATCTTCTGATTTCCCACCCTCCAGTAGCCAAGCAAGATAGCCCACCTCCTGTGGTCAATGCATTGAAAGCTTTAGCTGAACAAAATGTTGCTACTTTTCACTTCCCTGGGCATAACAGAGGACGTGCTGCTCCATCTTCAATAACTCAGCTGATTGGTTCAAGACCATTTCATCATGATTTGACTGGGTTTCCAGAGCTTGGCGGCCTCATTTCTCCGGAGGGGTCAATTTTAGATGCACAAAGACTGGCAGCCAAACTCTTCGGATCATCAGAGACATGGTTTCTTGTTGGAGGTACCACTTGTGGAATTCAAGCAGCAATAATGGCTGCTTGTTCTCCTGGAGAATTTCTAATTCTTCCTCGTAATTCCCATATATCAGCTGTATCTGCCATGGTATTATCTGGTGCACGACCTAAGTACATCATACCCCAGTATGATTTTGATTGGCACATTGCTGGCGGTGTGACTTCATCACAGGCAAGTTCAGAACAATTATGTTCATGTTTCTAGCATGGCTTATGTTTGTTACATTTTGACCTGTAAAGGCAGCTTATTGCTGATAAGAAATTGGTGTTCTAATGTACTCTGGACAAGATTGTTAAAATGGTCCAGATAATTTTAATGCACACACAACCTCCTTGTAgtgaccctctctctctctctctctctcatttaacAGTTTAACAGCCTTTTTGTTACCAAACTATATGCACATATGAATCAAGATGACTGTTTTTACAGGTAGAGCAAGCAATCAAGGAATTAGAGATGGAAGGTCAAAAGGCAGCAGCAGTTTTTGTCACTTCCCCTACTTATCACGGTATATGCAGCAACTTGACCGAGATTTGCCAGCTGTGTCATTCTCATGGAATTCCTGTGATTGTGGATGAGGCTCATGGGGCACATCTAGGATTCCATCCGCAGCTTCCTAACTCGGCCCTCCAGCAAGGAGCTGATCTGGCTGTACAGTCCACTCACAAGGTTCTATGCTCTCTTACACAGTCATCAATGCTACACATGTCAGGGAATATTGTAGATAGGGAAAGAATCTGTAGGTGTCTCCAAGCTCTTCAAAGCACCAGCCCAAGTTCTTTGCTTTTAGCATCTTTAGATGCAGCCAGAGCTCAATTAAGTGAAAGCCCTGACACTATATTCAACAAAGCAATGGAATCGGCCTTTGAAGCAAAATACTTTATCAAACAAATACGAGGCATTTCAGTGCTTGACTTGGCAAGCTTTTCTAACTTTCCAGCCATTGATCCTTTGCGACTGACTATTGGTTTTTCGCAGCTTGGTTTGTCTGGTTATGAAGCAGATGAGATCTTAAGTAGAAATCATGGGATCATCTGTGAACTTATAGGGACCCGATCACTTACTTTTGCGATTAACCTTGGAACTACTAGAGACCATATTCAGATACTTATATTAGGAATAGAGCATCTAGGAGCAACTTCTGCACCAATTCAAGGAAATAAAGGGAGGGTGGAGCATAGTGGTTGTACACCCTTTGCAGATATCAACATTAACATGACTCCTAGAGATGCCTTTTTTGCAAGTAAAAAGAAAGTGAGCATAGGAGAGAGCCTTGGGAAAGTTTGTGGGGAGCTTGTATGTCCATATCCACCAGCGATACCAGCTATGATCCCTGGTGAGGTTATTACAGAGAAAGCTTTGGACTATCTGCTGGATGTTAGAAGTAAGGGTGCTGCTATTACTGGAGCTTCTGATCCTTCTCTGTGTTCCATAGTAGTCTGTGATGTGTAGTTCATTCCTAGAGATAATAAGCATTGTATTTCAGCTGAAGGTTAGTAGCAAGGTGCATGAAATGGGAACGAGTGTAGCTTATATGTACACACCCACCGCAGATAACAGTGAAAATGATTCTTTTCTTCAATGTAATATTGGCCATGATTTTCACAGCATGATCCAAGATACTTGGCAAGAAATCAAACTAGAATATAGAAATGAAGTCTGTTTACAGAGCAACTTTGTTGCATGCGAAGTATTTGTTGCAACTTTTTTCTCTTACCCACAGATCGAAAACCATATATACAAACCCTCTTTAAAAGGaacaaagaaatgagaaagaagctAGATTTGTGATCCAAAATTGCCAACTCAAacccacaaacacaaaaaacccaaatccaaacccaGGAATCCTTAAATCGAAaaccaaaatcatgaaaatgaGGAGTGGGTTTCTGTTTCTGGGTATATATTTATGCGTGGATAAACATGGTGAGTGAGtctgaagagaaagaaataaagaaaaagaaagaaagacaaaactaggaaaaaaaaaaaaaaaaaacaagaaggaaGCCGTGGAGCtcagtagaagaagaagaaagaaagaaagaaaaagaaagaattaagaagaagaagacaaaaaagtTGGTGGTGGAGTGGGtatgaagaaaagagagaagcaaaaaaaaaaaaaaaaaaaaaaaggagaagccGGTGGAGTTGACAACACAAAAGGTATGGGCTCCACAAAgttcaaaatttacaaaattgtcACTGAGATATGTAACTTAGTTTTTGAAATTACCGTattcttgttttgtgtttccaTCACCCGAACTTAAAATttgtgagttttgagtgatggaaataCATTATGAAAATcaagctaaataaaaaaattagtgtgAGTCTAATGTGTTTTGATAATTCAGTTATAAGTTTTGGATCATATTACCCAAATCACCTctaaaccaaacaaacccttattCTTTCGGTATGTGCAAAATCTACTCTGGGCAAGGACTTCTTGAAGTTAATACATATTCTCTTCATTAATGGCCACTTACCAAATTTTCCCTCAAACTAGAAACTTGCTCAAACTTATTACATAACGACTTAAATCATTTATGTGAGCTTTTAATTACTTGACTAAGTAGACTGACTTAGTAGTCATGTAATTTGTTTAAATGACTGAATGTATCATGTTATAAAAGTACATGTAGACAATCATTTTGATGGGATGGAAGAGACTCTTTTAAATTGATTTAGGTAAAAGAAATGCTTGATCTTTGTAATTTAGGTGTTTCATGTACTGTTATCCATTCACACCGCCGATGTACCTAGacttttaatcaatttaattctgttatttatcaacaaaaaaaattgatttaggTAAAAAATGTCCACTAAAATATAGTCTCTTAGCATTGAAAATTTCATCCGCATTTAAGTTTTAGAAAGCAATTGATGCCCTGTGAGAGTATGGAACAGAAgagaacaagaagaaaaaaaaaaacggtggATACAGCTTTTCTGCCACAACTTTTGTCACAATTCTAGTAAGTAACAATTTACAATTTGTCACATCAGAATTGTGACAAAATTTATGGTCCTAAAAGTAAGCTCAAACAAGAATGTTTCATTCATATGAACTTTGAATCCATTAGGCGTACTTAAATATGACAGAAAAATATATGTAAGCCTAAAAACTTTGTTAATCAAAATGATGCCTTTTTTTAACAGCAGTTGTCTTTTCATTTATCAGTTCAAAATCGGAACATGGCTTTATGTTTGAATCTTGTTTGGTCAGGCTTGCTATTAGCAGCTCTGTATTTGTTGAGTTGTCAGTGTTGTGTTTATAGTTTGAATATAATCAGTCCATTGAGAAGTTGCTTCATAAGGATTAGTGACTGATTATCCTCCTTAAGGCAACAACTTCGCAAAAATTCGTTGAGGTACAATGGTACTACCACTTGAGTTTTGACACAGGCTACATTAAGAATTCAGACCATATATTCATATCTATCAATGCACGGATCAATATACTCTCCAAGATATaacctgtgtgtgtgtgtctgtgtgttgggggggggggggggggggggtgggggtgggagagagagagagagagagaacaaataataaaacattcAAAACTCACTAGAATCACCAAGATAGGCGGAGTTAAGAAGTCATGCATGTACATAATTGTGAAATCAGTTGACGGACGGATCCAatataaactatatattttcttttatatgggTTCTTCACAAAGGCCAGACGCCAAGCCTACAACACTAACCCTTAACCCCAAACTGACCTGTTCTATTTCACATTCTTTCTCAACAAAacttccccttttttttctctggaAACATAATCTAGTAATGCGGGGCAAAATAAGACAAGATACATAGTGAGCAGTCACAGgagaaacaaaaccaaaacactaTCTCGACCATCCCATGATCATAATTTCACCCATCAACCTTGACCCCTATGATGATTTTACTTTGGCTTACTACTGTACATCTCCTTTGTAGGAGTTCTTGCTTGCTTCTTTGCGGGTCGATGAACAGGATCAAAAACAGGTGCCTCAAAGTAAGAAGGCCTTGCTGGCCTATTAAGCTGCGAGTCTGGACTGTCATCTGGGCCTGCCCAAGACAGGGGACTCACTGCATAAAGCAAAAGGGACATTGTTATTAGTTCAGCGCTATTAAATGCGACAAAATATTCCATGACTAAGATAACGAACAATGGTCAAAGGTTTTACACTCTAAGACACCTCATTTTGCCAATTATCCTATGCTAACAGTATGAAAATCTAGTTTtattaaagtttcattttttatccCATGAAGATGGAAGAATAGAGACAGGAAAAGCTGTGGTGATGAACAAGTCAAGCAAGTAGAGAAACTGATGGTTTTCCCTTTAGGTTCAGCCAGCACCACTTTAGATGTtatcaaaagggaaaaaaagataCGCATTTCGTAGCAAAGCACTTTTCAATCGGGATATTCTATATTGTAATTCAAATCAAACAGCAAACCCCTGTTCAATCGGAATATTCTATATGAAATTCAAATCAGACATCAGGTTTGCAGTTTGGTCTGATGATTGTACAATGCAGCAAAGTCAACTAATAGTCTAATATGCAGGAGACCCCCCAAACCATAGGTATCAATTTTCAGTGTGATGGTACAGAATTAATGACAAAAGAGGTGTGGTAATGCAAATGTAATTTGGGAGCCTTAACTGAATCCACCAAGAgaacataaaaataagaatatatgGACTAACTACATAAATAAGGATATATGGACTAAATATGACCAAGAAAAACCCATTAGAATATGATTTTGAGGATAAATTACATTAATGGGTAAATGGTGAATCATGAAAAAAACAGGGGTATGgcataaaaccatgattttgATGATAAATTACATTAATGAGTAAATGGTGATTCATGAACAAAACAGGTGTGTAGCATAAAAATCCCTCAAGTCTTATAGAGATACCACTAGATTTGATGGCATTATGCCATTGCTTAAATTAGGTGGAACTTTCTCTCCTCGAGCAAAGTACAGAGGTAATTAAAAAAGTCGcttttctgtttgtttttgAGAAGCAGGTAGTTTGTTCTGCATACCTTCATCAGGTTCAAGGGGTCTAGTGCCATCACATAAGGCAGCTCGACGTGTAGGGCGCTTTCTCACATAATTTTCCTGCAAAGGCTTTGGAATTTGAAATGAGAATTGTGAGAGAGTTACCCCATCAGTCATATGCTCTGGATGTTCTAGAAAGTACCTGCAAAAGCAGAAGCCCCACAAAAGGTTGTTATTCAAATAGGAAATACATTATACTTGTGAACCTTTGAACACCCACAAGTTATTTAGTTATTCAGGTTACACAATTATTTGCAAAAGTGATGCAACAGGGAAATATTGGAGTACAGGGCAACACCATACTTTTGGACCTCCACCATTGAGCGTAGTCTCTTGCCTGAAGGTGCTACATAATATCTGCAAATATTGGACAGAAAATTAGCACAAAGTTGATGATTGGCAAAAGGTCCTACCCTGTGCACAAAACTCCCACTTTTGCGGAGTCTGGGAGAGGAGATTGGTGGGCAACATTACTTCAAGTTGTTTTTTGAGGAGGCTAATTCCTGGACTCGAACCTGTTACCTGCCGCTTTGGTGGATGGCACTGGCCATTGCACCAAGGCTTGACCTCTAATTTTTTACTAAAGACTTTGGAAATTAAAAATAGGAGGAAAACATATACTTTGAAAGCAAAACTCGAAGCTATAACAAGGACAATTGCTAAATCTCATATATCAAACACAATACAACTGGAGCAGGTATCAAGTTAAAAACCTTTTTGGGAAAACTAACTGGTTTTCTTATGTTTGGATgtgaccttgaaaatgagctagAAAACACAATTTGTTGTTTAGCTCATATGGAAAAACT
This portion of the Castanea sativa cultivar Marrone di Chiusa Pesio chromosome 7, ASM4071231v1 genome encodes:
- the LOC142642509 gene encoding uncharacterized protein LOC142642509, which codes for MLSSSSTALDFSFHLGFFRRPRLCHSQEGSISKSGNKQSKGTFIAYNNPVPKENLLISHPPVAKQDSPPPVVNALKALAEQNVATFHFPGHNRGRAAPSSITQLIGSRPFHHDLTGFPELGGLISPEGSILDAQRLAAKLFGSSETWFLVGGTTCGIQAAIMAACSPGEFLILPRNSHISAVSAMVLSGARPKYIIPQYDFDWHIAGGVTSSQAKQAIKELEMEGQKAAAVFVTSPTYHGICSNLTEICQLCHSHGIPVIVDEAHGAHLGFHPQLPNSALQQGADLAVQSTHKVLCSLTQSSMLHMSGNIVDRERICRCLQALQSTSPSSLLLASLDAARAQLSESPDTIFNKAMESAFEAKYFIKQIRGISVLDLASFSNFPAIDPLRLTIGFSQLGLSGYEADEILSRNHGIICELIGTRSLTFAINLGTTRDHIQILILGIEHLGATSAPIQGNKGRVEHSGCTPFADININMTPRDAFFASKKKVSIGESLGKVCGELVCPYPPAIPAMIPGEVITEKALDYLLDVRSKGAAITGASDPSLCSIVVCDV